In Amycolatopsis endophytica, the following are encoded in one genomic region:
- a CDS encoding branched-chain amino acid aminotransferase: MTTTLPFTRTPHPSPASAERVAEVLAKPGFGKFFTDHMVAIKYSTERGWHDAKVGPYEPITLDPATSVLHYAQAIFEGLKAYRQPDGSIAAFRPDANAARFRRSAARIAMPELPDELFLGSLHELLTVDERWVPTNPGDALYLRPFMISSSVGLGVNAPASEYLYLAIASPAGSYFTGGVKPVSVWLSTQYVRAAPGGTGAAKFAGNYAASFVAQSQAVEQGCDQVVWLDAVERRYVEEMGGMNLFFVYGSGAGARIVTPELSGSLLPGVTRDSLIQLAADHGLSIEERRISTDEWEKAAASGELTEVFACGTAAVITPVGRVKHAGGEFTIAGGEPGEVTMKLRADLTGIQEGSRPDPHGWMHKLS, from the coding sequence ATGACGACCACGTTGCCCTTCACCCGTACCCCGCACCCGTCTCCCGCTTCGGCGGAGCGTGTAGCCGAGGTACTGGCGAAGCCGGGCTTCGGGAAGTTCTTCACCGACCACATGGTCGCGATCAAGTACAGCACGGAGCGGGGCTGGCACGACGCCAAGGTCGGCCCCTACGAGCCGATCACGCTCGACCCCGCCACGTCGGTGCTGCACTACGCGCAGGCGATCTTCGAGGGGCTCAAGGCCTACCGGCAGCCGGACGGGTCGATCGCGGCCTTTCGCCCGGACGCCAACGCGGCCCGGTTCCGCCGCTCGGCGGCCCGGATCGCGATGCCGGAGCTGCCGGACGAGCTGTTCCTCGGCTCACTGCACGAGCTGCTCACCGTCGACGAGCGCTGGGTGCCCACCAACCCCGGTGACGCGCTGTACCTGCGCCCGTTCATGATCTCCAGCTCGGTGGGGCTGGGCGTGAACGCGCCGGCCAGCGAGTACCTGTACCTGGCCATCGCCTCGCCCGCGGGCTCGTACTTCACCGGCGGCGTGAAGCCGGTGAGCGTGTGGCTGTCCACCCAGTACGTGCGGGCCGCGCCCGGCGGCACCGGCGCGGCGAAGTTCGCCGGCAACTACGCGGCGTCCTTCGTGGCCCAGTCGCAGGCCGTCGAGCAGGGCTGCGACCAGGTGGTGTGGCTCGACGCGGTGGAGCGCCGCTACGTCGAGGAGATGGGCGGCATGAACCTGTTCTTCGTGTACGGATCGGGTGCCGGCGCCCGGATCGTCACCCCGGAACTGTCCGGTTCGCTGCTGCCCGGCGTCACGCGCGACTCGCTCATCCAGCTGGCCGCCGACCACGGCCTGTCCATCGAGGAGCGCCGTATCTCCACCGACGAGTGGGAGAAGGCGGCCGCCTCGGGTGAGCTGACCGAGGTGTTCGCGTGTGGCACCGCGGCGGTCATCACGCCGGTCGGGCGGGTCAAGCACGCGGGCGGCGAGTTCACCATCGCGGGCGGCGAGCCCGGTGAGGTGACGATGAAGCTGCGCGCCGACCTGACCGGCATCCAGGAGGGCAGCCGCCCCGACCCGCACGGCTGGATGCACAAGCTGTCCTGA
- a CDS encoding MerR family transcriptional regulator has protein sequence MFYKVGELAKATGLTVRALHHYDHVGLVRPSGRTASGHRLYDESDVRRLYEVLALRQLGLPLEGISAALAGTTGLAELLARHRDHLDRQLVAMRTLRAHLTTMLARIPGEQTGVTDFLALIREVTTVDETVKRYFSETQLAELAERRTRLGEQAIEDVQRRWQDLIPRVQQAVEAGTDPTATAGRELGREWMALLESFHGGDSGLRDSLYRMQAENSAEIQQQHGGPSPEQLDFIRRATQR, from the coding sequence ATGTTCTACAAGGTCGGCGAGCTGGCGAAGGCCACCGGTCTGACGGTCCGGGCGCTCCACCACTACGACCACGTGGGCCTGGTCCGTCCCTCCGGGCGCACGGCCTCGGGGCACCGGCTCTACGACGAGTCCGATGTCCGGCGGTTGTACGAGGTGCTGGCGCTGCGGCAGCTGGGGCTCCCGCTGGAGGGCATCAGCGCGGCCCTGGCGGGCACGACCGGGCTGGCCGAGCTGCTCGCCCGGCACCGGGACCACCTGGACCGGCAACTGGTGGCGATGCGCACGTTGCGCGCGCACCTCACCACCATGCTGGCCCGAATTCCCGGAGAGCAGACCGGTGTCACCGACTTCCTGGCGCTCATCAGGGAGGTGACCACCGTGGACGAGACGGTGAAGCGGTACTTCAGCGAGACCCAGCTGGCGGAGCTGGCCGAGCGGCGCACGCGGCTCGGTGAACAGGCGATCGAGGACGTCCAGCGCCGGTGGCAGGACCTGATCCCCCGTGTGCAACAGGCCGTCGAGGCCGGGACGGACCCGACTGCGACGGCGGGGCGGGAACTCGGCCGCGAGTGGATGGCGCTGCTGGAGTCCTTCCACGGCGGCGACTCGGGGTTACGGGACTCGCTCTACCGGATGCAGGCGGAGAACTCCGCCGAGATCCAGCAGCAGCACGGCGGCCCGTCGCCGGAGCAGCTGGACTTCATCCGGCGCGCGACGCAGCGCTGA
- the cobT gene encoding nicotinate-nucleotide--dimethylbenzimidazole phosphoribosyltransferase gives MTDVSFADVPGPDEASRAEAVRRHEELLKPAGSLGELEGLGEWVAACQGAVPPRRFQRPRVIVFAGDHGIAAKGVSAYRPEVTGQLVDHLLKGVGPVAVAASVADAGLRVVDIAVTGETPVAEYRVRAGSGSIDVEDALTEDEVNAALRAGAAIADAEVDEGADLLVAGSVGVGASTPAAVLVAALTGAEPVAVVGRGSGIDDDGWMRKTLAVRDALRRARAVLPDPVALLRTAGGADLAALTGFLAQAAVRRTPVLLDGLAVAAAALVAEELAPGARSWWQAAHADAEPAHRMVLEHLDLKPIVDLGLRLGDGTGAATALPLLITASRLLTDLPTHAEAGVSAPNA, from the coding sequence GTGACTGACGTGTCGTTCGCCGATGTCCCGGGTCCCGACGAAGCTTCCCGAGCGGAAGCCGTACGGCGGCACGAGGAGCTGCTCAAACCGGCCGGATCGCTGGGCGAGCTGGAGGGGCTCGGCGAGTGGGTCGCCGCGTGCCAGGGTGCGGTGCCGCCTCGGCGGTTCCAGCGGCCGCGGGTGATCGTGTTCGCCGGGGACCACGGGATCGCCGCGAAGGGCGTGTCGGCCTACCGCCCCGAGGTCACCGGCCAGCTGGTGGACCACCTGCTCAAGGGCGTCGGCCCGGTCGCGGTGGCGGCTTCGGTGGCCGACGCCGGACTGCGGGTGGTCGACATCGCGGTCACCGGCGAAACCCCGGTCGCCGAGTACCGGGTCCGCGCGGGCTCCGGTTCGATCGACGTCGAGGACGCGCTCACCGAAGACGAGGTGAACGCCGCGCTGCGGGCCGGTGCGGCGATCGCCGACGCGGAGGTCGACGAGGGCGCCGACCTGCTGGTGGCGGGCAGTGTCGGCGTCGGGGCGAGCACACCGGCCGCGGTGCTGGTCGCCGCGCTGACCGGGGCCGAGCCGGTCGCCGTGGTGGGCCGCGGCTCCGGCATCGACGACGACGGGTGGATGCGCAAGACCCTCGCGGTGCGGGACGCGCTGCGCCGGGCCCGCGCGGTGTTGCCCGACCCGGTCGCGCTGCTGCGCACCGCGGGCGGGGCGGACCTGGCGGCGCTGACCGGGTTCCTCGCGCAGGCCGCGGTGCGCCGCACGCCGGTGCTGCTGGACGGGCTCGCCGTGGCGGCCGCCGCGCTGGTGGCGGAGGAACTGGCGCCGGGTGCGCGCTCCTGGTGGCAGGCCGCGCACGCCGACGCCGAACCCGCGCACCGGATGGTCCTGGAACACCTCGACCTCAAGCCGATCGTGGACCTGGGCCTCCGGCTCGGCGACGGCACCGGCGCCGCCACGGCGCTCCCGCTGCTGATCACGGCCTCCCGGCTGCTGACCGACCTGCCCACGCACGCCGAGGCGGGTGTTTCCGCGCCGAACGCTTGA
- a CDS encoding aldo/keto reductase family protein: MEFRRLGRSGLTVSEIAYGNWLTHGSQIEEEQAQACIKAALDAGITTFDTADVYANTAAESVLGRGLAGQRRESLEICTKVFWPTGPQGPNDRGLGRKHIMESANASLQRLQTDHIDLYQAHRFDPTVPLEETMTAFADLVRQGKVLYIGVSEWNAEEITRGAELARELRIPFVSNQPKYNMLWRVIEPQVIPASEREGLSQIVWSPIQQGILTGKYKPGQPPPEGSRAADPTTSRAVQRLMRDDVLERVARLEPLARQAGLTLAQLAVAWVLQNPNVAAAIVGASRPEQVHENVKASGVKLDADLLTEIDAVLLGVVEDDPRLTERAG, from the coding sequence AGTGAGATCGCCTACGGGAACTGGCTCACCCACGGTTCGCAGATCGAGGAAGAGCAGGCCCAAGCCTGTATCAAGGCCGCGCTCGACGCGGGCATCACCACCTTCGACACCGCCGACGTCTACGCGAACACCGCCGCCGAGTCGGTGCTCGGCCGCGGTCTCGCCGGTCAGCGGCGGGAGAGCCTGGAGATCTGCACCAAGGTGTTCTGGCCGACCGGCCCCCAGGGACCCAACGACCGCGGGCTCGGCCGCAAGCACATCATGGAGTCGGCGAACGCGTCGCTGCAGCGCCTGCAGACCGACCACATCGACCTCTACCAGGCACACCGGTTCGACCCCACGGTGCCGCTGGAGGAGACCATGACGGCCTTCGCGGACCTCGTCCGCCAGGGCAAGGTCCTCTATATCGGGGTGTCCGAATGGAACGCCGAGGAGATCACACGCGGCGCGGAACTGGCCCGTGAGCTGCGGATCCCGTTCGTGTCGAACCAGCCGAAGTACAACATGCTGTGGCGCGTCATCGAGCCGCAGGTGATTCCCGCCAGCGAGCGCGAGGGGCTGAGCCAGATCGTCTGGTCGCCGATCCAGCAGGGCATCCTGACCGGCAAGTACAAGCCGGGACAGCCGCCGCCGGAGGGGTCGCGGGCCGCTGATCCCACCACGTCCCGCGCGGTGCAGCGTCTCATGCGGGACGACGTGCTGGAGCGCGTGGCGCGGCTGGAGCCGCTGGCCCGGCAGGCCGGGCTGACACTGGCTCAGCTGGCGGTCGCGTGGGTACTGCAGAACCCGAACGTCGCCGCGGCGATCGTCGGCGCCTCCCGTCCGGAGCAGGTGCACGAGAACGTCAAGGCGTCCGGCGTGAAGCTCGACGCGGACCTGCTGACCGAGATCGACGCGGTCCTGCTCGGCGTTGTGGAGGACGATCCGCGCCTCACCGAGCGCGCGGGCTGA